A region of uncultured Desulfobacter sp. DNA encodes the following proteins:
- a CDS encoding pirin family protein produces the protein MSEDAALNIVSNIEPLGFNWPTVNPFLFCVHHKDDFPAGNEQLGPDASLAGRNIGHDFTVKDGWRMYHGQRVPGFPVHPHRGFETVTIVLNGFVDHSDSLGAAGRYGNGDVQWMTAGAGIQHAEMFPLLHQDKPNHLELFQIWLNLPRKKKFAAPHYAMLWAEQIPTRREKDAQGRPIDIRVIAGAIKDTVPPGPTPDSWANDPANEVAIWLIKMGANAQWTLPAASAGINRTLYFYNGDTIQAAGTMINNYHSADLASGQPVLLQNGSHEASLLLLQGKPINEPVAQHGPFVMNTQEEIGQAYDDYQKTLFGGWPWSRPDPVHGSEQGRFSQYTDGRRENR, from the coding sequence ATGTCCGAAGACGCTGCTTTAAATATCGTTTCAAACATTGAGCCCCTGGGGTTTAACTGGCCAACGGTTAATCCGTTTCTTTTTTGTGTTCACCATAAGGACGATTTCCCGGCAGGAAACGAACAGTTGGGGCCTGACGCCTCTTTGGCGGGCAGGAATATCGGTCATGATTTTACTGTAAAGGATGGGTGGCGGATGTACCATGGACAAAGGGTGCCGGGCTTTCCCGTCCACCCCCATAGAGGTTTTGAAACCGTTACCATTGTTTTAAACGGATTTGTCGACCACTCCGACTCTTTGGGCGCTGCCGGCCGTTACGGCAACGGCGATGTGCAGTGGATGACGGCCGGAGCCGGCATCCAGCATGCTGAAATGTTCCCCCTGCTTCATCAGGATAAACCCAACCACCTTGAGCTGTTTCAGATCTGGCTGAATCTGCCCCGAAAGAAAAAATTTGCCGCCCCCCATTACGCCATGCTGTGGGCGGAACAGATACCCACCCGCCGTGAAAAGGATGCCCAGGGCAGACCCATTGATATAAGGGTGATTGCCGGGGCGATCAAGGATACCGTTCCCCCGGGTCCTACCCCTGACTCCTGGGCCAATGATCCGGCCAATGAGGTTGCCATCTGGTTGATAAAAATGGGGGCAAATGCCCAATGGACGCTTCCTGCGGCGTCGGCAGGCATCAACCGGACCCTCTATTTTTATAACGGAGATACGATTCAGGCTGCCGGAACAATGATCAATAATTACCATTCGGCTGATCTGGCTTCAGGTCAGCCGGTACTGCTGCAAAACGGCAGTCACGAAGCCAGCCTTCTATTGCTGCAGGGAAAACCAATTAACGAACCCGTGGCCCAGCACGGACCTTTTGTCATGAACACCCAGGAAGAGATCGGGCAGGCCTATGATGATTATCAAAAGACACTGTTTGGCGGATGGCCCTGGTCCCGGCCGGATCCGGTACATGGTTCGGAACAGGGCCGGTTTTCCCAATATACAGACGGCAGAAGGGAAAACAGGTGA
- a CDS encoding quinone oxidoreductase, whose product MSKAIIISKTGGPGVLEWKEHDPGRPGPGEVLLRHDAVGLNFIDVYHRTGLYPVAESPFIPGLEGAGIVEAVGSGVTEVDLGDRVAYAGVPMGAYAEKRLIPAHRLVLLPEEIPTTQAAAMMLQGMTARYLIRGCYPVSAGDTILVHAAAGGVGLILCQWARHIGAKVIGTAGSEEKAALARANGCEFPILYNHEDFPQKVKEITGGQGVDVVYDSVGQATFMKSLDCLRPMGMMVSFGQSSGSVPAFDPGILAAKGSLFLTRPSLMAYTARRKDLLDHAKDLFDHVLHGAINIRVGQTYPLADAALAHTALEARKTKGSSILTI is encoded by the coding sequence ATGAGCAAAGCCATTATAATCAGCAAAACAGGCGGCCCTGGGGTTTTGGAGTGGAAAGAGCATGATCCCGGTCGACCCGGCCCCGGCGAGGTGCTCCTGCGCCATGATGCGGTGGGGCTTAATTTCATTGACGTCTATCACCGGACAGGACTCTACCCGGTGGCTGAATCGCCTTTTATACCGGGCCTGGAGGGCGCGGGTATTGTGGAAGCCGTCGGGTCCGGTGTAACCGAGGTTGATCTTGGTGACAGGGTGGCCTATGCAGGCGTTCCCATGGGGGCTTATGCTGAGAAAAGACTTATTCCCGCCCACCGTCTTGTCTTACTGCCCGAAGAGATACCCACCACACAGGCTGCTGCCATGATGCTGCAGGGTATGACCGCCCGTTATCTCATCCGGGGGTGCTACCCGGTCAGTGCCGGGGATACCATTCTGGTCCATGCCGCTGCCGGAGGGGTCGGGCTGATCCTTTGCCAATGGGCAAGGCACATCGGGGCAAAGGTGATCGGTACGGCGGGGTCAGAAGAAAAGGCGGCGCTTGCCCGGGCCAACGGCTGTGAATTTCCCATCCTTTACAACCATGAAGATTTCCCTCAAAAAGTTAAAGAGATTACAGGCGGCCAAGGGGTTGATGTTGTTTACGACTCCGTGGGTCAGGCCACCTTCATGAAATCCCTTGACTGTTTAAGGCCCATGGGCATGATGGTCTCTTTCGGGCAGTCATCGGGGTCGGTGCCTGCTTTTGATCCCGGCATCCTTGCAGCCAAGGGCTCTTTATTTCTGACCCGGCCAAGCCTCATGGCATATACTGCCCGGCGCAAGGATCTTCTTGATCATGCCAAAGATCTTTTTGATCATGTTCTTCACGGGGCAATAAATATCCGGGTCGGCCAGACCTATCCCCTTGCAGATGCGGCCCTGGCCCACACGGCACTGGAAGCCCGAAAAACAAAAGGGTCATCCATCCTTACCATTTAG